A single region of the Drosophila takahashii strain IR98-3 E-12201 chromosome 2R, DtakHiC1v2, whole genome shotgun sequence genome encodes:
- the LOC108055705 gene encoding uncharacterized protein isoform X2, with the protein MEDWKITSEELIRLRESCLQCIRDGELYELRNDAKLRAVYSTKSYEEFNGCSPSSSSFPER; encoded by the exons ATGGAGGATTGGAAGATAACCTCAGAGGAGCTAATCCGTCTGCGGGAGAGCTGCCTGCAGTGCATTCGGGATGGCGAACTCTACGAGCTGCGCAACGATGCCAAACTAAGGGCTGTTTACAGCACCAAGAGCTACGAGGAATTCAA TGGATGCAGCCCATCTTCGTCCAGTTTCCCGGAGCGATAA
- the ix gene encoding mediator of RNA polymerase II transcription subunit 29, which produces MNPNMNMMPMSGPQMMQVMQSSPSGPPVPVQHQQQQQPQPLQQQQQAEKLDNISRVKSLLGPLRESMFLTIRSSAFTLQQNNLADNLKRDTGAHHVPRFDKHLEDFYACCDQIEIHLKTAVQCLQQQNSSNHYLPGPVTPMRMETFMPENAGPISYPTYLNTVRVHVQSAKDIHDTLISAAQNISQAD; this is translated from the coding sequence ATGAATCCAAATATGAACATGATGCCCATGTCGGGCCCCCAGATGATGCAGGTGATGCAGTCCTCGCCGTCGGGGCCTCCAGTGCCcgtgcagcaccagcagcaacaacaaccgcaaccgctgcagcagcaacagcaggccgAAAAACTGGACAACATTTCCAGGGTGAAAAGTTTGCTCGGTCCGCTGCGGGAATCAATGTTCCTGACCATCCGGTCGAGCGCCTTCACGCTGCAGCAGAACAATCTGGCGGACAACCTGAAGAGGGACACGGGAGCCCACCATGTCCCGCGATTCGACAAGCACCTGGAAGACTTCTACGCCTGCTGCGACCAAATCGAGATCCACCTGAAGACGGCGGTGCAGTGCCTCCAGCAGCAGAACTCCTCGAATCACTATCTCCCCGGTCCTGTGACGCCCATGCGCATGGAGACCTTTATGCCCGAAAACGCCGGCCCCATTTCGTATCCCACCTACCTGAACACCGTCCGGGTTCACGTTCAATCGGCCAAGGATATCCACGACACCCTGATCAGCGCCGCGCAAAACATCTCGCAGGCTGATTGA
- the LOC108055702 gene encoding death-associated protein 1, which produces MADEQPNLVAGHPPALKAGGMRIVQHKAPAAERAPKDAEDCTGLTQPIAVNSGSVSGAPVKGNTDFTPASAQVAHSPKPPAAVQQKPLNHIQQPRK; this is translated from the exons ATGGCAGATGAACAACCCAATCTTGTGGCTGGACACCCACCTGCAT tGAAGGCAGGTGGTATGCGCATTGTGCAGCACAAGGCGCCAGCGGCTGAGCGCGCGCCCAAGGATGCCGAGGATTGCACTGGATTGACA CAACCCATTGCCGTGAACTCGGGCTCTGTGAGCGGTGCTCCCGTCAAGGGCAACACCGACTTTACGCCCGCCTCCGCCCAGGTGGCCCACTCGCCCAAGCCGCCGGCTGCAGTGCAGCAGAAGCCCCTCAACCACATCCAGCAGCCACGCAAGTGA
- the LOC108055703 gene encoding trypsin alpha-like, with amino-acid sequence MLKFVILLSAVACALGGTIPEGLLPQLDGRIVGGSATTISSFPWQISLQRSGSHSCGGSIYSSNIIVTAAHCLQSVSTSVLQVRAGSTYWSSGGTVAKVAAFRNHEGYNANTMVNDIAVIRLSSSLSLSSTIKTISLASSNPANGAAASVSGWGTESSGSSSIPTQLRYVDVKIVSRDLCASSTYGYGSSIRSTMICAYSANKDACQGDSGGPLVSGGQLVGVVSWGYGCAYANYPGVYSDVADLRSWVISTASNL; translated from the coding sequence ATGCTGAAGTTCGTGATCCTGTTGTCTGCTGTTGCCTGCGCCCTGGGAGGCACCATCCCCGAGGGACTCCTGCCCCAGTTGGATGGTCGCATCGTCGGCGGCTCGGCCACCACCATCAGCAGCTTCCCCTGGCAGATTTCCCTGCAGCGCTCGGGATCCCACTCCTGCGGTGGCTCCATCTACTCCTCCAACATCATCGTGACCGCCGCCCACTGCCTGCAGTCCGTGTCCACCTCCGTTCTGCAGGTCCGCGCTGGATCCACCTACTGGAGTTCCGGCGGCACCGTCGCCAAGGTCGCCGCCTTCCGCAACCACGAGGGCTACAATGCCAACACCATGGTCAACGACATTGCCGTCATCCGTCTGAGCTCTTCCCTGAGCCTCAGCTCCACCATCAAGACCATCAGCCTGGCTAGCTCCAATCCCGCCAACGGCGCTGCTGCCTCCGTCTCCGGCTGGGGAACCGAGTCCTCCGGTTCCAGCTCCATCCCCACCCAGCTGCGTTACGTCGACGTGAAAATCGTCAGCCGCGATCTGTGTGCTTCCTCCACCTACGGATATGGTAGCTCGATCAGGAGCACCATGATCTGCGCCTATTCCGCCAACAAGGATGCCTGCCAGGGTGACTCCGGTGGCCCTCTGGTCTCCGGTGGACAGCTTGTGGGTGTTGTCTCCTGGGGATACGGTTGCGCTTACGCCAACTACCCCGGAGTCTACTCCGATGTTGCTGATCTCCGCTCCTGGGTGATCAGCACTGCTAGCAACCTTTAA
- the LOC108055705 gene encoding coiled-coil domain-containing protein 103 isoform X1, which translates to MEDWKITSEELIRLRESCLQCIRDGELYELRNDAKLRAVYSTKSYEEFKDIVDAAHLRPVSRSDKANAQTKNRLWNSAARN; encoded by the exons ATGGAGGATTGGAAGATAACCTCAGAGGAGCTAATCCGTCTGCGGGAGAGCTGCCTGCAGTGCATTCGGGATGGCGAACTCTACGAGCTGCGCAACGATGCCAAACTAAGGGCTGTTTACAGCACCAAGAGCTACGAGGAATTCAA GGACATAGTGGATGCAGCCCATCTTCGTCCAGTTTCCCGGAGCGATAAGGCCAATGCGCAGACGAAGAACCGACTGTGGAACTCGGCCGCCCGCAACTGA
- the iotaTry gene encoding trypsin iota, with protein MAVYGLAVTVLVLLLLRAAAAWETSGRIVGGSEQVIRNAPWQVSIQISARHECGGVIYSKEIVITAGHCLSGKSVTLMKVRVGAQNHNYGGTLVPVAAYKVHEQFEERFLHYDIAVLRLSTPLTFGLSTRAINLAKESPLGGSTATVTGWGYTENGAYADTLQKAQLQIIDRGDCASQKFGYGADFVGEETICAANGEADACTGDSGGPLVANSQLVGIVSWGYRCADENYPGVYANIAVLRPWIVKAANAI; from the coding sequence ATGGCTGTTTACGGTTTAGCGGTCACTGTGTTGGTCCTCTTGCTCCTCAGAGCAGCCGCCGCTTGGGAGACCAGTGGACGGATTGTGGGCGGAAGTGAGCAGGTCATTCGCAACGCCCCCTGGCAGGTGTCCATTCAGATCAGTGCCCGTCACGAGTGCGGCGGAGTCATCTACAGCAAGGAGATCGTCATCACGGCCGGTCACTGTCTGTCCGGGAAGTCCGTGACCCTGATGAAGGTGCGTGTGGGCGCCCAGAATCACAACTACGGCGGCACTTTGGTTCCCGTGGCGGCCTACAAGGTCCACGAGCAGTTTGAGGAGCGTTTCCTTCACTACGACATCGCCGTCCTCCGGCTGTCCACTCCACTGACCTTTGGCCTCTCCACCAGAGCCATCAACCTGGCCAAGGAGAGTCCACTGGGCGGATCGACGGCCACGGTCACGGGCTGGGGTTACACGGAGAATGGCGCCTATGCGGATACCCTGCAAAAGGCCCAGCTGCAGATCATCGATCGTGGGGATTGCGCCTCCCAAAAGTTCGGATACGGCGCTGATTTTGTGGGCGAGGAAACTATCTGTGCTGCGAACGGGGAGGCGGATGCCTGCACCGGCGACTCTGGAGGTCCTTTGGTGGCCAACAGCCAGCTGGTGGGCATCGTATCCTGGGGCTATCGCTGCGCCGATGAAAACTATCCCGGTGTCTATGCAAATATAGCTGTGCTGCGACCCTGGATAGTCAAGGCAGCCAATGCCATATGA
- the LOC108055687 gene encoding cyclic GMP-AMP synthase-like receptor 1 isoform X2 yields the protein MSTFEQHLEEIASDLYGTSSHCDFAIVRDFVINNIVRANELLTSTCQVETLDFGSRALGIHTPYSDYDVFVVLKFPSYKNIIVRQDYHHFGLVNLDFNNVAFDSFAEDALLDNRFCLRREGVQSLMHSILINAHGCTVFGMNNDLYRLHYKRRQTSHTITAESENYRFSIDFVPAIRMHFNGYECQAVPKYGGGPKWFNECTFMVNNVQSEIRHITSGGKNMRDAIVLLKALCEVNNLPKIRNYHLVSTAINLICSDYYDEFSLEDVFLSLLYNLAEAFNEHDLPYAIYGDLDLLSNFNSLKVIEYADVLNRAFRTLKTYPDKYNLSFERCSWHFYGDDDYYE from the exons ATGAGTACCTTTGAACAACATTTGGAGGAGATTGCCTCCGATCTTTACGGCACATCAAGCCATTGCGATTTTGCCATAGTCCGCGATTTTGTAATCAATAACATAGTAAGGGCTAATGAATTGCTCACCTCTACGTGCCAGGTAGAAACCCTGGATTTTG GCAGCAGAGCTCTGGGAATCCATACTCCTTACAGCGATTACGACGTGTTTGTGGTGCTGAAGTTTCCctcttacaaaaatataatcgtGCGGCAGGATTATCATCATTTCGGGCTGGTGAATTTGGACTTCAATAATGTGGCATTCGACAGTTTCGCAGAGGACGCTCTATTGGATAATCGTTTCTGCCTTAGGCGGGAAGGCGTGCAAAGTTTGATGCATAGCATTCTGATTAATGCCCACGGTTGCACGGTATTTGGCATGAACAATGATCTTTACCGACTGCACTATAAACGTCGACAGACTAGCCACACCATCACCGCGGAATCAGAGAACTATAGGTTCTCCATCGACTTTGTGCCAGCCATCAGGATGCACTTCAATGGATACGAATGTCAAGCAGTACCCAAGTATGGAGGGGGACCAAAATGGTTCAACGAATGTACCTTTATGGTGAACAATGTCCAATCGGAGATACGTCACATCACTAGTGGTGGTAAGAACATGCGGGACGCCATCGTGTTGCTGAAGGCACTGTGCGAAGTGAACAACCTGCCCAAGATTCGTAACTACCATTTGGTTTCCACGGCCATCAACTTAATCTGCAGTGATTATTACGATGAGTTTTCGTTGGAAGATGTCTTTCTAAGT ctACTGTACAATCTAGCCGAAGCTTTTAACGAACACGACCTCCCGTATGCCATTTACGGGGATCTAGATCTGCTCTCAAACTTTAATTCACTGAAGGTCATCGAATATGCCGATGTTTTGAACAGAGCTTTCAGGACTCTGAAAACATATCCTGACAAATACAACCTTTCTTTTGAGCGCTGCAGCTGGCACTTTTATGGCGATGATGACTATTACGAATAA
- the san gene encoding probable N-acetyltransferase san, producing the protein MTRNSIELGDVTPHNIKQLKKLNTVVFPVSYNDKFYVDVLEAGELAKLAYYNDIVVGAVCCRIDTTENQRRLYIMTLGCLSPYRRLGIGTVMFEHIMNFAEKDGNFDSIFLHVQINNDGAIEFYKKFGFEIVDTKEQYYKRIEPADAHVLQKALRRTAPNSNSSANNTTANSNSRSKARQFTFV; encoded by the exons ATGACCAG GAACAGCATCGAACTGGGCGATGTGACGCCGCACAACATCAAGCAGCTGAAGAAGCTCAACACCGTGGTCTTCCCGGTCTCCTACAACGACAAGTTCTACGTGGACGTCCTGGAGGCCGGCGAACTGGCCAAACTGGCCTACTACAACGACATTGTCGTGGGCGCCGTCTGCTGTCGCATCGACACCACCGAGAACCAGCGGCGTCTGTACATCATGACCCTGGGCTGCCTGTCCCCGTACCGCCGGCTGGGCATCGGCACCGTCATGTTCGAGCACATCATGAACTTTGCCGAGAAGGACGGCAACTTTGACAGCATCTTCCT ACACGTGCAAATCAACAACGATGGCGCCATCGAGTTCTACAAGAAGTTCGGCTTCGAGATTGTCGACACGAAGGAGCAGTACTACAAGCGCATCGAGCCGGCGGACGCGCATGTTCTGCAGAAGGCGCTGCGACGCACTGCACCCAACTCGAACAGCTCCGCCAACAACACCACCGCCAACTCGAATTCCCGTAGTAAAGCACGCCAGTTCACGTTTGTCTAA
- the LOC108055687 gene encoding cyclic GMP-AMP synthase-like receptor 1 isoform X1, with product MSSTFEQHLEEIVSDLYGTSNHYDFAVVRDFIMNEIVMDNDLLNSTCQVETLHFGSRPLGIHCPGSDYDVMMVLEFPSYEDIIVRPDQHRPGMVHLDFKDASFNSFTEDTLLDNRWYLKRDEVQTWIKGILMNAHGRTVYGRYNDLYELRYKRRQTSHTITAESENCTFSIDFVPAIKIHFDGYDWQAVPKYAPGPKRSHGCTFMVSDIRSEIYHITNGGENIQDAIVLLKALCEAKGLPKIRNYHLVSTAINYILSDDFDDDSSLEYVFLDLLYNLADAFNDHDLPYAIYGDLDLLSNFTPEKVIEYADVLNSTYRTLKTYPGQYNLSYERCSWHFYGDDDDEE from the exons ATGAGTTCCACCTTTGAACAACATTTGGAGGAGATTGTCTCTGATCTTTACGGCACATCAAACCATTATGATTTTGCCGTCGTTCGGGATTTTATAATGAATGAAATAGTGATGGATAATGATTTGCTGAACTCTACGTGCCAGGTAGAAACCCTACATTTTG GCAGCAGACCTCTGGGAATCCATTGCCCAGGCAGCGATTACGATGTGATGATGGTGCTGGAGTTTCCCTCTTACGAAGATATAATCGTGCGCCCGGATCAACATCGTCCGGGGATGGTGCATTTGGACTTCAAGGATGCGTCATTCAACAGTTTCACCGAGGACACGTTGCTCGATAACCGTTGGTATCTCAAACGCGATGAGGTGCAAACTTGGATAAAGGGCATCCTGATGAATGCCCACGGTCGCACGGTATATGGCAGGTACAATGATCTTTACGAACTGCGCTATAAACGTCGACAGACTAGCCACACCATCACCGCGGAATCGGAGAACTGTACGTTCTCCATCGACTTTGTGCCAGCCATCAAGATTCACTTTGATGGCTACGACTGGCAAGCAGTACCCAAATATGCACCGGGACCAAAACGGTCGCACGGATGCACCTTTATGGTGAGCGATATTAGATCGGAGATATATCACATCACAAACGGTGGTGAGAATATCCAGGACGCCATTGTGTTGCTAAAGGCACTGTGCGAGGCAAAGGGACTGCCCAAGATTCGCAACTACCATTTGGTTTCCACGGCCATCAACTACATCCTCAGTGACGATTTCGACGATGATTCTTCGTTGGAATATGTCTTTCTGGAT ctGCTATACAATCTAGCCGATGCTTTTAACGACCATGACCTCCCGTACGCCATTTACGGGGATCTAGATCTGCTCTCAAACTTTACACCGGAAAAGGTCATCGAATATGCCGATGTTTTGAACAGCACATACAGGACTCTCAAAACATATCCTGGACAATACAACCTTTCATATGAGCGCTGCAGCTGGCACTTTTATggcgatgatgacgatgaagAATAA
- the LOC108055606 gene encoding trypsin beta-like yields the protein MIKMATHWILTMLKFVILLSAVACALGGTVPEGLLPQLDGRIVGGTATTISSVPWQISLQRNGGHSCGGSIYSTKVVVTAAHCLQSVSASVLQVRAGSTYWNSGGVVSRVAAFRNHEGYNPNTMVNDIAVISLSSPLEFGSTIKAISLASSNPENGAAASVSGWGTLYYGSSTLPSQLQLVELNIVSQKNCASSAYGYGNSVTDSMICAYSADKDACQGDSGGPLVSGGVLVGVVSWGYGCAYPNYPGVYADVADLHSWVESAADSF from the exons ATGATAAAA ATGGCAACTCATTGGATTCTCACCATGCTGAAGTTCGTTATCCTGTTGTCTGCAGTTGCCTGCGCCCTGGGAGGCACCGTCCCCGAGGGACTCCTGCCCCAGCTGGATGGACGTATTGTCGGCGGTACTGCTACCACCATCAGCAGCGTCCCCTGGCAAATCTCCCTGCAGCGCAACGGTGGCCACTCCTGCGGTGGATCCATCTACTCCACCAAGGTCGTCGTGACCGCCGCTCACTGCCTGCAGTCCGTTTCTGCTTCCGTTCTGCAGGTCCGTGCTGGATCCACCTACTGGAACTCTGGTGGCGTCGTGTCCCGTGTTGCCGCCTTCAGGAACCACGAGGGCTACAATCCCAACACCATGGTCAACGATATTGCCGTCATCAGTTTGAGCAGCCCCCTGGAATTCGGATCTACGATCAAGGCCATCAGTCTGGCTAGCTCTAACCCCGAAAACGGGGCTGCTGCCTCTGTCTCCGGCTGGGGCACTCTGTACTACGGATCCAGCACCCTTCCCTCCCAGCTGCAGTTGGTGGAGCTGAACATCGTCAGCCAGAAGAATTGTGCATCCTCCGCCTACGGTTACGGTAACTCAGTCACTGATTCTATGATCTGCGCTTATTCCGCCGACAAGGATGCCTGCCAGGGTGACTCCGGTGGCCCACTGGTCTCCGGTGGAGTCCTTGTGGGTGTTGTCTCCTGGGGATACGGCTGCGCTTACCCCAACTACCCCGGAGTCTACGCCGATGTTGCTGATCTCCACTCCTGGGTGGAGAGCGCTGCTGACAGCTTCTAA
- the Gr47b gene encoding putative gustatory receptor 47b, producing the protein MQRDDGFVYCYGNLYSLLFYWGLVSIRVRSPGQGGAVSSRWTVLYALSARFLLVNCFMASVMVKLRDSEMSAAMFGHLSPLVKAIFTWECLSCSITYVEYCLSLDSHRSRHLKLLASMQEFDRSVLEVFPHVKWNYLRSRLKYWYGTVIVGSCYFSFSISLIFDTARCSCGIPSTLVMALTYTLLTSSVGLVGFVHIGIMDFLRVRLRLVQQLLQQLYQDEGNREVHEKIAFLFDMSKRCSFLLGELNGVFGFAAAAGIFYDFTIMTCFVYVICQKLLDRMPWDLEYAFMLLHVTIHTYKVVITSTYGYLLQREKRNCMHMLSTYSSHFPGQDVARRQTEDFQHWRMHNRQAALVGSTTVLNVSTIYLVYNGMANYVIILVQLLFQQQQIKDRQLTSGKDVDIVGPMGPLTHMD; encoded by the exons ATGCAGCGCGACGATGGTTTTGTCTATTGCTATGGCAATTTGTACAGCCTGCTGTTCTACTGGGGATTGGTCTCGATCCGGGTGCGGAGTCCAGGTCAAGGAGGAGCCGTCTCGAGCAGGTGGACGGTGCTCTATGCCCTGTCGGCGCGCTTCTTGCTGGTCAATTGCTTCATGGCCAGTGTGATGGTGAAACTCAGGGATTCCGAGATGTCGGCGGCCATGTTTGGACACCTCAGCCCGCTGGTCAAGGCGATTTTCACCTGGGAGTGCCTCAGCTGCTCCATCACCTACGTGGAGTACTGCCTGTCGCTGGATTCGCACCGGAGTAGGCACCTCAAACTCCTGGCCAGCATGCAGGAGTTTGATCGCTCTGTTTTGGAGGTGTTTCCCCATGTCAAGTGGAACTACCTGCGCTCCCGGTTGAAATATTGGTATGGCACTGTGATCGTCGGCTCCTGTTACTTCTCCTTCTCCATCTCGCTGATCTTCGATACGGCGCGTTGCTCCTGCGGCATTCCTTCCACCTTGGTGATGGCTCTTACCTACACCCTGCTGACCAGTTCAGTGGGTCTGGTGGGCTTTGTTCACATCGGAATCATGGACTTTCTGCGGGTGCGCCTGCGACTGgtgcagcagctgctccagcAACTCTATCAAGATGAGGGAAATCGAGAGGTTCACGAGAAGATTGCCTTCCTATTTGACATGTCCAAGCGCTGCTCCTTTCTGCTGGGCGAGCTGAATGGCGTCTTTGGattcgccgccgccgctggcaTCTTCTACGACTTCACCATCATGACCTGCTTCGTGTACGTGATCTGCCAAAAGCTCCTGGACCGAATGCCCTGGGATTTGGAGTACGCCTTCATGCTGCTCCACGTGACGATACACACCTACAAAGTGGTCATCACCAGCACCTATGGTTATTTGCTCCAGCGAGAG AAGCGGAACTGCATGCACATGCTGAGCACCTACTCGAGTCACTTTCCTGGCCAGGATGTGGCCCGCCGGCAGACGGAGGACTTTCAGCACTGGCGCATGCACAATCGCCAGGCGGCTCTGGTGGGCAGCACAACAGTACTCAATGTTTCTACCATTTATTTG GTGTACAACGGCATGGCCAACTATGTGATTATCCTGGTGCAGCTGCTATTCCAGCAACAGCAGATCAAGGATCGCCAGCTGACATCGGGAAAGGATGTCGATATTGTGGGGCCAATGGGTCCCTTAACTCACATGGATTAA